One genomic window of Indioceanicola profundi includes the following:
- a CDS encoding patatin-like phospholipase family protein encodes MHRLFNRLRPKRRSAPPTRTAGSAVLEPKARERSAPVQTKSIDLALQGGGSHGAFTWGVLDALLEDGRLEFEAISGTSAGAMNAVVLAHGWATNGREGARASLAEFWHRMGELGRNSPLQRTPVSRALGRWRINDNPFYSLFNVLNLFSSPYQTNPFGLHPLRGVLNDVVDFKRIRQPGGIKLFLSATDVESGKVHIFRTQDLCADAVLASACLPTLFQAVEYSGRHYWDGGYMGNPALWPLFYESKTRDVLLVQINPIERPGVPKTAFEIMDRINEITFNSSLMREMRAVHFVTRLAESGQLDPAQYKHVLMHAISGQAEMRELHASTKLSAEPEFLTHLFKLGRTAAESWLEGTWDKVGERTSIDIAKDYM; translated from the coding sequence ATGCACCGCTTGTTCAATCGCCTTCGCCCCAAGCGCCGAAGCGCACCGCCCACACGGACGGCCGGTTCAGCCGTACTGGAACCGAAGGCGCGGGAGCGATCGGCTCCTGTCCAGACCAAGAGCATCGATCTTGCCCTCCAGGGCGGGGGCAGCCATGGCGCTTTCACCTGGGGCGTGCTGGATGCTCTACTGGAAGATGGGCGGCTGGAGTTCGAGGCGATCAGCGGAACCAGTGCGGGGGCCATGAACGCCGTGGTGCTGGCCCATGGCTGGGCCACGAACGGGCGAGAGGGGGCCAGGGCGTCGCTGGCGGAGTTCTGGCACCGCATGGGCGAGCTGGGGCGCAATTCCCCGCTGCAGCGCACCCCGGTTTCCCGTGCGCTGGGGCGCTGGCGGATCAACGACAACCCGTTCTACAGCTTGTTCAACGTGCTGAACCTGTTCAGCAGCCCCTATCAGACCAACCCCTTCGGCCTGCATCCGCTGCGCGGCGTGCTGAACGATGTGGTGGATTTCAAGCGCATCCGCCAGCCGGGCGGAATCAAGCTGTTCCTGTCCGCCACCGATGTGGAGTCGGGCAAGGTACATATCTTCCGCACCCAGGACCTCTGCGCCGATGCCGTGCTGGCCAGCGCCTGCCTGCCCACTTTGTTCCAGGCGGTGGAGTATAGCGGGCGCCATTACTGGGACGGCGGCTATATGGGCAATCCCGCCTTGTGGCCGCTGTTCTATGAAAGCAAGACCCGTGACGTGCTGCTGGTCCAGATCAACCCCATTGAGCGGCCGGGCGTGCCCAAGACCGCGTTCGAGATCATGGACCGGATCAACGAGATCACCTTCAACTCCTCCCTGATGCGGGAGATGCGGGCCGTGCATTTCGTGACCCGCCTCGCCGAAAGCGGCCAGCTGGACCCGGCGCAGTACAAGCACGTCCTGATGCATGCGATATCCGGCCAGGCGGAGATGCGGGAGCTGCATGCCTCCACCAAGCTGTCGGCCGAGCCGGAGTTCCTGACCCATCTCTTCAAGCTGGGCCGCACCGCGGCCGAGTCATGGCTTGAGGGCACCTGGGACAAGGTGGGGGAGCGTACCAGTATCGATATCGCGAAGGACTATATGTGA
- the hemH gene encoding ferrochelatase, producing MSTGPVSLRPAGHPPVQKPRIGVLLMNLGTPEGTDYWNMRRYLKEFLSDPRVIEVPKAVWWPVLNGIVLTFRPSKSGHAYKTIWNEERNESPLKTVTRAQAEGVARALEERYGAEIVVDWAMRYGHPAVAPAIQRMKDQGCDRILLFPLYPQYSATTTATANDQAFRKLMKMRWQPAVRTVPAYSDEPGYIDALARSVTRHLEGLDWTPDLVLASFHGLPKLYLDRGDPYHCFCVKTARLLRERLGWPEERLRHSFQSRFGKAEWLKPYTDKTVEELARSGVKKIAIIAPGFSADCVETLEEIQGQVRDAFMAAGGEKFTYIPCLNDHPDHIAFLTGMVERELAGWIGAARKAAVAAE from the coding sequence ATGAGCACCGGCCCCGTCTCCCTCCGCCCCGCTGGCCATCCCCCGGTCCAGAAGCCGCGCATCGGCGTGCTTCTGATGAATCTCGGCACGCCGGAGGGGACGGATTACTGGAACATGCGCCGTTACCTGAAGGAGTTCCTGTCGGACCCGCGGGTGATCGAGGTGCCGAAGGCGGTGTGGTGGCCGGTGCTGAACGGCATCGTCCTGACCTTCCGGCCCAGCAAGAGCGGCCACGCCTACAAGACCATCTGGAACGAGGAGCGGAACGAGAGCCCGCTGAAGACCGTGACCCGCGCCCAGGCAGAAGGTGTTGCCAGGGCGCTGGAGGAGCGGTACGGGGCGGAGATCGTGGTGGACTGGGCCATGCGCTACGGCCACCCTGCCGTCGCCCCCGCCATCCAGCGCATGAAGGACCAGGGCTGCGATCGCATCCTGCTGTTCCCGCTGTACCCGCAATATTCGGCCACCACCACGGCCACGGCCAACGACCAAGCCTTCCGCAAGCTGATGAAGATGCGCTGGCAGCCGGCCGTGCGCACCGTGCCCGCCTATTCGGACGAGCCCGGCTATATCGATGCCCTGGCGCGGTCGGTGACCCGGCATCTGGAGGGGCTGGACTGGACGCCGGACCTTGTGCTGGCCAGCTTCCACGGCCTGCCGAAGCTCTATCTGGACCGGGGCGACCCGTACCATTGCTTCTGCGTCAAGACCGCCCGCCTGCTACGCGAACGGCTCGGCTGGCCGGAGGAGAGGCTGCGCCACAGCTTCCAGTCCCGCTTCGGCAAGGCGGAGTGGCTGAAGCCCTATACCGACAAGACGGTGGAGGAGCTGGCGCGCAGCGGCGTGAAGAAGATCGCCATCATCGCCCCCGGCTTCAGCGCCGACTGCGTGGAAACGCTGGAGGAAATCCAGGGCCAGGTGCGCGACGCCTTCATGGCGGCGGGCGGCGAGAAGTTCACCTACATCCCCTGCCTGAACGACCACCCCGACCACATCGCCTTCCTCACCGGCATGGTGGAGCGGGAGCTGGCCGGTTGGATCGGTGCCGCGCGGAAGGCGGCAGTGGCGGCAGAGTAG
- a CDS encoding HesA/MoeB/ThiF family protein encodes MTQPSAPLIDLTDTQVERYARHIMLREVGGEGQGKLLGSSVLIVGAGGLGAPMLLYLAAAGVGRIGVVDDDVVDLSNLQRQVVHETAGVGLPKVDSAAARIKRLNPDVKVIAHRTRLDAGNVMEILSHYDVVADGTDNFATRFLLNDACYFAGKTLVSAAMLRFDGQLSTFKAHLGDPHPCYRCVFREPPPPGMIPSCSEGGVLGALAGSMGSLQSVEVLKELLGIGDSLSGRLLMYSALETSFRTVKIRKDPDCPLCGSHPAYTDLSHHRQG; translated from the coding sequence ATGACACAGCCCAGCGCCCCCCTTATCGACCTCACCGACACCCAGGTTGAGCGGTATGCCCGCCATATCATGCTCCGCGAAGTGGGCGGGGAGGGGCAGGGGAAGCTGTTGGGATCATCCGTCCTCATCGTCGGCGCCGGCGGGTTGGGCGCGCCGATGCTGCTCTATCTGGCGGCCGCCGGGGTGGGGCGGATCGGGGTGGTGGATGACGATGTCGTCGACCTCTCCAACCTTCAGCGCCAGGTGGTGCATGAGACGGCCGGCGTGGGCCTGCCCAAGGTGGACAGCGCCGCCGCCCGCATCAAGCGGCTGAACCCCGACGTCAAGGTCATCGCCCACCGCACCCGGCTAGATGCCGGGAACGTGATGGAGATCCTGTCCCACTATGATGTGGTGGCGGACGGGACGGACAATTTCGCGACCCGCTTCCTGCTGAACGATGCCTGCTATTTCGCGGGCAAGACGCTGGTCAGCGCCGCCATGCTGCGCTTCGACGGGCAGTTGTCCACCTTCAAGGCCCATCTCGGCGATCCGCACCCCTGCTACCGCTGCGTCTTCCGGGAGCCGCCGCCGCCCGGCATGATCCCGAGCTGCTCGGAAGGCGGCGTGCTGGGGGCGCTGGCAGGCTCCATGGGCTCCCTCCAGTCGGTGGAGGTGCTGAAGGAGTTGCTGGGGATCGGCGACTCGCTGTCGGGGCGGCTGCTGATGTATTCGGCGCTGGAGACCTCCTTCCGCACGGTGAAGATCCGCAAGGACCCGGACTGCCCGCTCTGCGGGAGCCATCCCGCCTATACCGACCTGTCCCACCACCGCCAGGGCTGA
- the cysK gene encoding cysteine synthase A yields the protein MASEFRGKIYDSILDTVGATPLVRMKRLAERHGVVADVVGKCEFFNPLSSVKDRIGKAMIEAAEADGKITPGRTTLVEPTSGNTGIALAFVAAAKGYKLILTMPESMSIERRKMLKLLGAELVLTPAANGMKGAIAKAEELVASTPDAYMLQQFKNPANPAIHRATTAEEIWNDTQGRVDVLVSGVGTGGTLTGVAEVIKARKPDFRIVAVEPEDSPVLSGGLPGPHKIQGIGAGFVPDILARDRIDEVLTVSNTRAFDMAREVASVEGLAVGISSGAAIAAAFEIGARPEMAGKLIVAILPSFAERYLSTALFEGLE from the coding sequence ATGGCGTCCGAATTCCGCGGCAAGATCTATGACAGCATCCTGGACACCGTCGGCGCCACGCCGCTGGTGCGGATGAAGCGCTTGGCGGAGCGGCACGGCGTGGTGGCCGACGTGGTCGGCAAGTGCGAGTTCTTCAATCCGCTCTCCTCCGTCAAGGACCGCATCGGCAAGGCCATGATCGAGGCCGCGGAGGCCGATGGCAAGATCACCCCCGGCCGCACCACGCTGGTGGAGCCCACCTCCGGCAATACCGGCATCGCCCTGGCCTTCGTCGCCGCGGCCAAAGGCTACAAGCTGATCCTGACCATGCCGGAGAGCATGTCGATCGAGCGCCGCAAGATGCTGAAGCTGCTGGGGGCGGAGCTGGTGCTGACCCCGGCCGCCAACGGCATGAAGGGCGCCATTGCCAAGGCGGAGGAGCTGGTGGCCTCCACCCCCGACGCCTACATGCTCCAGCAGTTCAAGAACCCCGCCAACCCGGCCATCCACCGCGCCACCACGGCGGAGGAGATCTGGAACGACACCCAGGGGCGGGTCGATGTGCTGGTCAGCGGTGTCGGCACCGGCGGCACGCTGACCGGCGTCGCCGAGGTGATCAAGGCCCGCAAGCCCGATTTCCGCATTGTGGCGGTGGAGCCGGAGGATAGCCCCGTCCTGTCCGGCGGCCTTCCCGGCCCGCACAAGATCCAGGGCATCGGGGCCGGCTTCGTTCCGGACATCCTGGCCAGGGACCGTATCGACGAGGTGCTGACCGTCTCTAACACCCGCGCCTTCGACATGGCGCGCGAGGTGGCGAGCGTGGAAGGCTTGGCGGTCGGCATCAGCTCGGGCGCGGCCATCGCCGCGGCGTTCGAGATCGGCGCCCGGCCGGAGATGGCCGGAAAGCTGATCGTCGCCATCCTCCCCAGCTTCGCCGAACGCTACCTTTCCACCGCCCTGTTCGAGGGGCTGGAGTAA
- the coaBC gene encoding bifunctional phosphopantothenoylcysteine decarboxylase/phosphopantothenate--cysteine ligase CoaBC, whose product MAIQGLENRSGLQGRRVLLIVSGGIAAYKTPELVRRLRERGCAVRCVLTRSGAQFVTPLALQAVSEDTLYQDLWNLTDESEMGHIQLSRQADVILVAPATANILAKMAHGLTDDLASTVLLATDKPVLAAPAMNVRMWEHPATRANVALLQSRGVRMIGPNEGAMACGEYGPGRMSEPLEIVAALEGFFAEGDAPRPLAGRHAVVTSGPTHEPIDPVRYIANRSSGKQGHAIATALARLGARVTLVSGPVQIADPVGVSVVRVETAVQMLAAVQAALPADIFVAAAAVADWRVDNAAGQKLKKGGSGSPALALAENPDILATVSGMGQGRPALVVGFAAETNDVAAYARAKLARKGCDWIVANDVSPATGTFGGDRNSVHLIRRDGGEDIWADLPKSEVAARLATAIADRFETGKTE is encoded by the coding sequence ATGGCAATACAAGGCCTGGAGAATAGGTCCGGCCTACAGGGCCGGCGCGTGCTGCTGATCGTCAGCGGCGGCATCGCCGCGTACAAGACGCCGGAGCTGGTGCGCCGCCTGCGGGAGCGGGGCTGCGCCGTGCGTTGCGTGCTGACCCGCAGCGGCGCGCAGTTCGTGACGCCCCTGGCGCTCCAGGCGGTGAGCGAGGATACCCTCTATCAGGACCTCTGGAACCTGACGGATGAGAGCGAGATGGGGCACATCCAGCTCTCCCGCCAAGCGGATGTGATCCTGGTGGCGCCGGCCACGGCCAACATCCTGGCGAAGATGGCTCATGGGCTGACGGACGATCTGGCCAGCACGGTGCTGCTCGCCACCGACAAGCCGGTGCTGGCCGCTCCCGCCATGAATGTCCGGATGTGGGAGCATCCGGCCACCCGGGCCAATGTGGCGCTGTTGCAATCCCGCGGCGTGCGGATGATCGGCCCGAACGAAGGCGCCATGGCCTGCGGCGAGTACGGGCCGGGCCGGATGAGCGAACCGCTGGAGATCGTCGCGGCGCTCGAGGGGTTCTTCGCGGAAGGCGATGCGCCCAGGCCGCTGGCCGGGCGGCACGCGGTGGTGACCAGCGGGCCTACCCATGAACCCATCGACCCGGTGCGCTACATCGCCAACCGCTCCAGCGGAAAGCAGGGCCATGCCATAGCCACGGCTCTGGCACGACTGGGCGCGCGGGTCACGCTGGTCAGCGGGCCGGTGCAGATCGCCGATCCTGTCGGCGTGTCGGTGGTGCGGGTGGAGACGGCGGTGCAGATGCTGGCGGCGGTCCAGGCCGCCCTTCCGGCCGACATCTTCGTGGCCGCCGCGGCTGTGGCCGACTGGCGCGTGGACAATGCGGCCGGGCAGAAGCTGAAGAAGGGCGGCTCCGGCTCGCCCGCCCTGGCGCTGGCGGAGAACCCGGACATCCTGGCGACCGTCAGCGGCATGGGCCAGGGTCGCCCCGCTTTGGTGGTGGGCTTTGCGGCGGAGACCAACGACGTCGCCGCCTATGCCCGCGCCAAGCTGGCCCGCAAGGGCTGCGACTGGATCGTGGCGAACGATGTGTCCCCCGCCACGGGCACGTTCGGCGGCGACCGCAACAGCGTGCATCTGATCCGCCGCGATGGCGGGGAGGATATCTGGGCCGACCTGCCCAAGAGCGAGGTGGCCGCCCGTCTGGCCACCGCCATCGCGGATCGTTTCGAAACCGGAAAGACAGAGTGA
- a CDS encoding flagellar basal body rod protein FlgC yields the protein MPNAITTALSGALAAQTRMAGSASNVANMRSTGALPGKDGIIPAGAPQPNQAVRTVQHSVAGPDGQGMGTRAYTRPANPAVVAELSPDSPFANEDGMIAAPNVDPAGERVEQIAAGAAYKAALSVIKTQDEMERELGRLA from the coding sequence ATGCCCAACGCCATCACCACCGCCCTGTCCGGCGCGCTCGCGGCGCAGACCCGCATGGCGGGCAGTGCGTCCAATGTGGCCAACATGCGCAGCACCGGCGCATTGCCCGGCAAGGACGGAATTATTCCTGCCGGCGCGCCCCAGCCCAATCAGGCGGTGCGCACCGTGCAGCATTCCGTTGCTGGTCCGGACGGGCAGGGCATGGGGACCCGTGCCTATACCCGTCCTGCCAACCCGGCCGTGGTGGCCGAGCTCTCCCCCGACAGCCCCTTCGCCAATGAGGATGGCATGATCGCCGCCCCCAATGTCGATCCGGCGGGAGAGCGGGTGGAGCAGATCGCGGCCGGCGCCGCCTACAAGGCCGCCCTGTCCGTGATCAAAACCCAGGATGAGATGGAGCGGGAGCTGGGCCGGCTTGCCTGA
- a CDS encoding type II toxin-antitoxin system HicB family antitoxin, with translation MQYKGYTARITFDEEAMTFHGRVIGIRDVVTFQSDSAAGLMQEFRDSVDDYLEFCAETGIAPDKPFSGRFLVRVEPGLHRRVSQAAAARGETLNQYVVGALAGRLAAEDQGVVPVETSDTAPSPSE, from the coding sequence ATGCAGTACAAGGGATATACGGCGCGCATCACCTTCGATGAGGAGGCAATGACCTTTCATGGCCGGGTGATCGGAATCCGGGATGTGGTCACCTTCCAGTCCGACAGCGCAGCCGGCCTGATGCAAGAGTTCCGCGACAGCGTGGACGACTATCTGGAATTCTGCGCAGAAACCGGCATAGCGCCGGACAAGCCCTTTTCCGGGCGCTTCCTCGTGCGGGTCGAGCCGGGCCTTCACCGGCGCGTCTCCCAAGCCGCCGCTGCTCGCGGAGAAACACTGAACCAGTATGTGGTGGGGGCGCTTGCCGGCCGGCTGGCGGCGGAGGATCAGGGCGTCGTGCCTGTCGAAACATCCGACACGGCCCCCAGCCCATCGGAATAG
- the dut gene encoding dUTP diphosphatase, with product MTSVTVAVRRLAHAEGLNLPTYATEQSAGMDLLAAVAAPVTLEPGERRLIPTGLAIALPEGFEAQVRPRSGLALKHGVTLLNSPGTIDADYRGEVGVILANLGQEPFTVERGMRIAQMVLARYERIGWQEVGELPDSARGAGGFGSTGTKG from the coding sequence ATGACCAGCGTAACCGTTGCCGTGCGCCGCCTTGCCCATGCCGAGGGGCTGAACCTGCCGACCTATGCCACCGAGCAGTCGGCCGGGATGGACCTGCTGGCCGCGGTGGCGGCGCCGGTGACACTGGAACCGGGGGAACGACGGCTGATCCCCACCGGGCTTGCCATCGCGCTGCCCGAAGGGTTCGAGGCGCAGGTGCGCCCCCGCTCCGGCCTGGCGCTGAAGCACGGCGTCACCCTGCTGAACAGCCCCGGCACCATTGATGCCGACTATCGCGGCGAGGTCGGCGTGATCCTGGCCAATCTGGGACAGGAGCCCTTCACGGTGGAGCGCGGCATGCGCATCGCGCAGATGGTGCTGGCCCGGTATGAGCGGATCGGCTGGCAGGAGGTCGGGGAACTCCCCGACAGCGCGCGCGGCGCCGGCGGATTCGGCTCCACTGGAACCAAGGGCTGA
- a CDS encoding type II toxin-antitoxin system HicA family toxin, giving the protein MFRHLGATVAEGRGSRVRVLLNGVVAIFHRPHPEKETDKGAVVAVRDFLAAAGITLDDPTRH; this is encoded by the coding sequence ATGTTCCGGCATCTGGGCGCCACGGTGGCGGAAGGACGCGGCTCACGCGTGCGCGTCCTGCTGAATGGAGTTGTGGCGATTTTTCACCGCCCCCATCCGGAGAAGGAAACGGACAAAGGTGCCGTTGTCGCCGTCCGGGATTTCCTGGCGGCTGCCGGGATCACCCTCGACGATCCGACCCGACATTGA
- the mutM gene encoding bifunctional DNA-formamidopyrimidine glycosylase/DNA-(apurinic or apyrimidinic site) lyase produces the protein MPELPEVETVRRGLAMRLEGRVLKAVRQYRPDLRFPFPKDFAARLTGRRVAALDRRAKYLLIRLDDGQVWLTHLGMSGTMIVREGPPADPRAPHDHLVVETEDGWTVTYNDVRRFGFMDLIPEEELEAHPMLASLGPEPLGNSFNAEALSAALEGKITPIKSALLDQTVVAGLGNIYVCEALFRSGISPKRLAHTVAGRRAERLVPVIRDVLAEAIEAGGSTLRDFKASDGELGYFQHSFKVYGREGMACEGCDCDLSRTGGIQRIVQSGRSTFYCPRKQR, from the coding sequence ATGCCCGAACTTCCCGAAGTCGAAACCGTCCGGCGGGGTCTTGCCATGCGGCTGGAGGGGCGGGTGCTGAAGGCGGTGCGCCAGTACCGGCCGGACCTGCGCTTTCCCTTCCCGAAGGATTTCGCCGCCCGCCTCACCGGCCGGCGGGTGGCGGCGCTGGACCGGCGGGCCAAATATCTGCTGATCCGGCTGGATGATGGGCAGGTCTGGCTGACCCATCTCGGCATGTCCGGAACCATGATCGTGCGCGAAGGCCCGCCGGCCGATCCCCGCGCCCCGCATGACCATCTGGTGGTGGAGACCGAAGATGGCTGGACCGTCACCTACAACGATGTCCGCCGCTTCGGCTTCATGGACCTGATCCCGGAGGAGGAGCTGGAAGCCCACCCCATGCTGGCCAGCCTGGGGCCGGAGCCGCTGGGCAACAGCTTCAACGCCGAGGCGCTGAGCGCCGCGCTGGAGGGGAAGATCACGCCCATCAAATCGGCCCTGCTGGACCAGACCGTGGTAGCGGGACTCGGCAACATCTATGTCTGCGAGGCGTTGTTCCGCAGCGGCATCAGCCCCAAGCGGCTGGCCCACACGGTGGCGGGGAGGCGGGCGGAAAGGCTGGTGCCCGTGATCCGCGACGTGCTGGCCGAGGCGATCGAGGCGGGCGGCTCCACCCTGCGGGACTTCAAGGCCAGCGATGGCGAGCTGGGATATTTCCAGCACAGCTTCAAGGTCTATGGACGCGAAGGCATGGCCTGCGAGGGCTGCGACTGCGACCTGTCCCGGACGGGCGGCATCCAGCGGATCGTCCAGTCCGGACGGTCCACTTTCTACTGTCCGCGCAAACAGCGGTAA
- the gpt gene encoding xanthine phosphoribosyltransferase, with translation MSEHADPAKNFPVTWEELHRNAKALAWRLSDKGPWTGIIAIARGGLVPAAILARELNIRVIETVSIKSYEHQSQGEIKVLKAPDAVQDEGAGWLLIDDLVDTGKTAAFVRKIMPKAHFATIYAKPSGRPLVDTFITEVSQDTWIHFPWDLNPISYMQIPR, from the coding sequence ATGTCCGAGCACGCCGATCCCGCCAAGAACTTCCCCGTCACCTGGGAAGAGCTGCACCGCAATGCCAAGGCGCTGGCCTGGCGCCTGTCGGACAAGGGGCCCTGGACCGGCATCATCGCCATCGCCCGCGGCGGCCTGGTGCCCGCCGCCATCCTGGCGCGCGAGCTGAACATCCGCGTCATCGAGACGGTGTCGATCAAATCCTATGAGCATCAGTCCCAGGGCGAGATCAAGGTGCTGAAGGCCCCGGACGCGGTGCAGGACGAAGGGGCCGGCTGGCTTCTGATCGACGATCTGGTCGATACCGGCAAGACCGCGGCCTTTGTGCGCAAGATCATGCCGAAGGCCCACTTCGCCACCATCTATGCCAAGCCCTCGGGCCGGCCACTGGTGGATACCTTTATCACGGAAGTCAGCCAGGATACCTGGATCCATTTCCCCTGGGATTTGAACCCGATCAGCTACATGCAGATTCCGCGCTGA
- a CDS encoding DsrE/DsrF/DrsH-like family protein, whose product MPEGSQGLAIVIHAGGYDRVHYALVLASGAAATGRPVTLFFTGRALPALMDGQGWRQLDPADDGTPAAEREAVLEARRVATMEELLEACGELDVRFLACEMGWRALGVEKPVLRPGLAVETAGVVTLLGGVPPGHHLVFV is encoded by the coding sequence ATGCCCGAGGGAAGCCAGGGTCTCGCCATCGTCATCCATGCCGGCGGATACGACCGGGTGCATTACGCCCTGGTTCTGGCCAGCGGGGCTGCGGCCACCGGACGGCCGGTGACTTTGTTCTTCACCGGCCGCGCCCTGCCGGCCCTGATGGACGGGCAGGGCTGGCGGCAGCTGGACCCGGCGGACGACGGGACGCCCGCCGCGGAGCGCGAGGCCGTGCTGGAGGCGCGCCGGGTGGCGACCATGGAGGAGCTGCTGGAGGCCTGCGGCGAACTGGACGTGCGCTTCCTGGCCTGCGAGATGGGCTGGCGGGCGCTGGGCGTGGAGAAGCCCGTGCTGCGCCCCGGCCTTGCGGTGGAGACCGCGGGCGTGGTCACCTTGCTGGGCGGCGTTCCGCCGGGGCATCATCTGGTTTTCGTGTGA